A genomic segment from Chanos chanos chromosome 2, fChaCha1.1, whole genome shotgun sequence encodes:
- the LOC115804923 gene encoding protocadherin alpha-8-like, with amino-acid sequence MGHGRQRSKPEYRWIAVSLFLLLYFATHVSAQIRYSIPEEVNEGSVVGNIAKDLGLDLKTLVQRRFRIVSGSNHALFQVNQNDGNLYVNKKIDREDLCDGNSACTMNLKTVVEDPLEIHYVGVDITDVNDHSPSFSVKEQRVEIAESTLPGARFQLQASSDPDTGVNSVRSYKLSHGEHFDLEIRDRGDEKMPYLILQKPLDRERKHEHRLLLTAIDGGSPPKSGSLNVTVTVLDINDNRPMCSQDIYTVNLEENVEMGTVVVQVNATDLDDDLNGEVVYILGSNLNHKVYEVFSLDSITGEITVKGEIDFEDTEVYRLDILASDKGTPPMTVDCRVVVKIVDVNDNKPEIDVTSLSKFVSEDSHPGTLVSLISVTDKDSGVNGKVICSMSLNIPFELKSSVQANIYSLVTKAHLDRELVPHYNITITATDLGQPPLSTFKTLSVQVSDINDNSPEFTQSPFELYLVENNPPGASIFSISASDKDLNENALVSYHIVRGDGAPNDVTSFLNINSENGNIYALKSFDFETTKNFHFQVVATDSGTPSFSSNTTVKVFILDENDNAPVILSPISSNGSAEAVKEIPRNVNAGHLVTKVRAYDADIGYNGWLLFSLQEVTDHSLFGLDRYTGQIRNLRSFTETDEAQHKLVIVVKDNGNVSLSATATVIIKAVEPKEAFAASDAKSTVKEDEENNVIFYLIITLGSVSALFVISIIVLIVMQCSKSTNYSSEILQDTNYDGTLCHSIQYRSGDKRYMLVGPRMSIHSTIVPGSNGNTLVVPDRRRRGSVES; translated from the coding sequence ATGGGACACGGAAGACAAAGGAGCAAACCGGAATACCGGTGGATTGCTGTAAgcttgtttttgctgttgtatttTGCTACGCACGTTTCGGCTCAGATAAGGTACTCTATTCCAGAGGAAGTTAATGAGGGATCCGTTGTGGGTAATATTGCTAAAGATTTGGGTCTTGATCTCAAGACGTTGGTGCAGAGGCGGTTTCGTATCGTTTCTGGATCTAACCACGCTCTTTTCCAGGTAAATCAGAACGATGGCAACTTGTATGTGAATAAGAAAATCGATAGAGAGGACCTTTGTGATGGGAACAGTGCTTGCACAATGAACCTGAAAACTGTTGTGGAAGATCCACTAGAAATACATTATGTTGGCGTAGACATTACGGACGTAAACGACCACTCTCCCAGTTTTTCCGTTAAAGAACAAAGAGTAGAAATTGCAGAGAGCACTCTCCCAGGTGCGCGTTTTCAGCTGCAGGCGTCGAGCGATCCAGACACTGGTGTGAATTCAGTACGTTCTTATAAATTAAGCCACGGGGAACATTTCGATTTGGAAATAAGAGACCGAGGTGATGAGAAAATGCCGTATTTAATTCTACAGAAACCGTTGGACAGAGAGCGCAAACACGAACACAGACTGTTGCTAACAGCAATCGACGGAGGCAGTCCACCCAAATCTGGTTCTCTGAATGTCACTGTAACTGTTCTTGACATCAATGATAATCGTCCGATGTGTAGTCAGGACATTTATACGGTAAATTTAGAAGAGAATGTTGAAATGGGTACTGTTGTGGTACAAGTAAACGCTACCGATTTAGATGACGATTTAAACGGAGAGGTCGTCTACATTCTTGGTAGTAACTTAAATCATAAAGTATATGAAGTGTTCAGTTTAGATAGCATTACTGGAGAAATAACGGTTAAAGGTGAGATAGATTTTGAAGACACTGAAGTTTACAGGCTGGACATATTGGCTTCTGATAAGGGGACACCTCCAATGACTGTGGATTGCAGAGTTGTTGTGAAAATTGTGGATGTCAATGACAATAAGCCTGAAATAGACGTAACATCGCTCTCTAAATTTGTTTCTGAAGACTCACACCCAGGGACCCTCGTTTCTCTCATAAGTGTCACAGACAAGGATTCTGGCGTGAATGGTAAAGTTATCTGCAGTATGTCCTTAAACATACCATTCGAACTTAAATCATCAGTACAAGCCAATATATATTCTTTAGTAACCAAAGCGCATTTAGACAGAGAATTAGTACCTCACTATAACATCACAATAACAGCAACTGACTTGGGTCAGCCTCCCCTGtccacatttaaaacactgagtGTACAGGTTTCAGATATTAATGATAACAGCCCAGAGTTTACACAGAGTCCTTTTGAACTTTACTTGGTAGAAAATAACCCACCAGGGGCTTCTATATTCTCAATAAGCGCGTCTGACaaagatttaaatgaaaatgctttGGTCTCATATCACATTGTTAGAGGCGACGGGGCACCAAATGATGTAACATCTTTCCTCAACATCAATTCCGAGAACGGAAATATTTATGCGCTGAAAAGCTTTGACTTCGAAACCACTAAGAATTTTCACTTTCAAGTGGTTGCTACTGACTCTGGTACTCCATCGTTTAGTAGCAATACAACTGTAAAAGTGTTCATTTTGGATGAGAATGACAATGCTCCAGTCATCTTGTCTCCAATCAGCTCTAATGGTTCTGCCGAAGCAGTAAAGGAGATTCCCCGCAATGTGAACGCAGGCCATTTGGTGACCAAAGTCAGAGCATATGACGCTGATATAGGATACAACGGCTGGTTGTTATTTTCACTGCAGGAGGTTACTGACCACAGTCTCTTTGGTTTGGACCGTTACACAGGGCAGATAAGAAACCTTCGCTCATTCACAGAAACAGATGAGGCACAACATAAACTGGTCATAGTGGTCAAAGACAATGGAAACGTTTCACTTTCAGCAACGGCAACTGTTATTATCAAAGCTGTCGAGCCCAAAGAAGCTTTTGCGGCTTCTGATGCTAAAAGCACAGTAAAAGAAGATGAGGAGaacaatgtcatattttatttgatcATCACCTTGGGCTCAGTCTCAGCACTATTTGTCATCAGTATCATTGTGTTGATTGTAATGCAGTGCTCCAAATCCACAAACTATTCATCTGAGATTCTACAAGATACCAATTACGACGGGACACTGTGTCACAGCATCCAGTACAGATCTGGAGACAAACGGTACATGTTAGTTGGGCCCAGAATGAGTATCCATTCTACTATAGTCCCGGGAAGTAATGGAAATACTCTGGTGGTTCCAGATCGCAGGAGAAGAGGATCTGTAGAG